The Miscanthus floridulus cultivar M001 chromosome 17, ASM1932011v1, whole genome shotgun sequence genome has a window encoding:
- the LOC136517330 gene encoding peroxidase 1, producing the protein MASRAALLALLLSAFAAASAVAQLDEKFYSQSCPSVEDVVRKEMVRALSAAPSLAGPLLRMHFHDCFVRGCDGSVLLDSTANNTAEKDAKPNLTLRGFSFIERVKAAVEKACPDTVSCADLLALMARDAVWLSKGPFWAVPLGRRDGRVSISNETKQLPPPTGNFTKLTQLFAAKNLDTKDLVVLSAGHTIGTSHCFSFSDRLYNFTGLDNARDIDPTLDLAYMARLRGKCPSLDDNTTLVEMDPGSFKTFDLGYFANVAKRRGLFHSDGSLLTNPFTRAYVLRHATGNYKEEFFADFAASMLKMGAVDVLTGSQGEIRKKCNVVN; encoded by the exons ATGGCGTCCAGGGCGGCTCTCCTGGCGCTGCTGCTCTCGGCGTTcgcggcggcgtcggcggtggCGCAGCTGGACGAGAAGTTCTACAGCCAGTCGTGCCCCAGCGTGGAGGATGTCGTCCGGAAGGAGATGGTGCGCGCGCTCTCCGCCGCGCCCAGCCTCGCCGGGCCGCTCCTCAGGATGcacttccacgactgcttcgtcagG GGGTGCGACGGCTCGGTCCTCCTTGACTCCACGGCGAACAACACCGCGGAGAAGGACGCGAAGCCGAACCTGACGCTGCGCGGCTTCAGCTTCATCGAGAGGGTCAAGGCCGCGGTGGAGAAGGCGTGCCCTGACACTGTCTCCTGCGCCGACTTGCTGGCCCTCATGGCCAGGGACGCAGTGTGGCTG AGCAAGGGCCCGTTCTGGGCGGTCCCTCTGGGGCGGCGGGACGGCAGGGTGTCCATCTCCAACGAGACCAAACAGCTGCCGCCGCCCACGGGCAACTTCACGAAGCTGACCCAGCTGTTCGCCGCCAAGAACCTGGACACCAAGGACCTGGTGGTGCTCTCGGCCGGCCACACCATCGGCACGTCGCACTGCTTCTCCTTCTCGGACCGGCTCTACAACTTCACGGGGCTGGACAACGCCCGCGACATCGACCCGACGCTGGACCTGGCGTACATGGCGCGCCTCCGTGGAAAGTGCCCGAGCCTGGACGACAACACCACGCTGGTGGAGATGGACCCCGGGAGCTTCAAGACCTTCGACCTGGGCTACTTCGCCAACGTGGCCAAGCGCAGGGGCCTCTTCCACTCCGACGGCTCGCTGCTCACCAACCCCTTCACCCGCGCCTACGTGCTCCGCCACGCCACGGGGAACTACAAGGAGGAGTTCTTCGCCGACTTCGCCGcgtccatgctcaagatgggcGCCGTCGACGTGCTCACCGGCAGCCAGGGCGAGATCAGGAAGAAGTGCAACGTCGTCAACTAA